The Oncorhynchus gorbuscha isolate QuinsamMale2020 ecotype Even-year linkage group LG06, OgorEven_v1.0, whole genome shotgun sequence sequence ACACactgtataaacacacacaaaccataaaATGCATACCCACAGGCAGCATACAGAGAGAATACCCATACGCCAAACATTTACACACAGTATTCAAACTCACATTGGTCAATCGCACAGAAACACTTACAAACTGTAATGCTGCAGCCCTTGACATCATTAACAACGGAATGCATTGATTGCCATTTAAAAGATAAAAAAACATGACCAATGTTATATTgatgacattttaaagtgaactTTAACCCCGCAGACACCCTACTGTATTGCACTTCATACTccaacagtaacatgacagagcaGCACTAAACATAATTACTTTTTTCCCCAACTCTGCTTGCACCATTAAACATTAAGTATGAAGTCTTTaaaaaaacacacccacacacacaaagcaaGGTATAACTTGCTTTTTCACACATTCACCTAAAAACTCCAAAAAAGGGAACAGCATTCAGGGCGCTATGTTTTTGCATAACGTTCTAATTGTCTCAACCCTGTGAATTGCACTTGAGAGAATTTAGTTTTTTTGATAACTGCAATCCCACACAAACGCACGGATTACATGAGTAGGATTTAGTGAGGTTGCTAAGGTGGTcgcactgcaacacacacactcgTAAACACACAACTCACACATGCCCAAGTGTTTACAAACTCTCGctcgcgctcacacacacagcctgtactCGCTCATTCTCTACCACAATAAACTAAACATTGGGATATTGACAAAGGTGCTCCCGTAACTGGGGTAGGTTTTATATGAAACTCATAAAACCTacgaatgtgtgtatgtatgtatgtatgtatgtatgtatgtatgtatgtatgtatgtatgtatgtatgtatgtatgtatgtatgtatgtatgtatgtatgtatgtatgtatgtatgtatgtatgtatgtatgtatgtatgtatgtatgtatgtatgtatgtatgtatgtatgtatgtatgtatgtatgtatgtatgtatatatctcACACAGAGTATACAAAAactttaagaacacctgctctttccatgacagactgaccaggtgaatccagattaaatctatgatccattattgatgtcacttgttcaatcaacttcaatcagtgtagatgaaggcgaGGAGACACGTTAAAGAAGGACTTctaagcctcgagacaattgagacatggattgtgtatatgtgccattcagagggtgtattggcaagactaaatatttaagtgcctttgaatggggtttggtagtagatgccaggcgcatcagattgtgtcaagaactgcaacgctgctggatttttcacactcaacagtttcctgtgtgtatcaagaatgttccgccatccagccaacttcacaactgtgggacgcattggagtcaacatgggccagcattcctgtagaacgcttttgacaccttgtagagtccatgcccagacgaattcaggctgttcattaggaaggtgttcctaatgtttggtatactctatgtgtgtgtgtgtgtgtgtatgtgtgtgtgtgtatatatataaaaacatcaCATGCTACTCTTGGCAAAGCTGTATGAAGTGACGGAGTGGCAGAGCCGATGGCCCTTACGCAGTGTGAGGGGACACACATTCAGGCCAGGAAGAACAATGGATGAGGGATGAAACATCAATGAAAACATCTCCCTTCACCTCTCAGTCCCAGCCGTTGTCCTTTATCATGTGGGACAGCTCAATGATGAACTTCCCCTCCTTGTACTTCTGACTCAACTCAAAGGCCTGCTCCTGTAGGGATAGAGATGGTGGGGGGGATAAGAGGCTGGAGTGCATAGTAGAGAAGCTTAAAAGACATCCACCTTTTTTGAGAATGGGGATTGAGGATATTATTTGAGTTATTTTACAGTGTGTAGACATAGATAAGTAGCATagtatgtgagtgtgtttgtCCTTACATATTTCCAGCCCAGTGTGGTATGGCAGTTCTCACAGTAGATGTCTGCCACAGCGTGGAGCCCGGTGAGTAGCAGCCTCTCCTCGGCAGGACCACAGCCCACGTTCACCCTGAAAACACCAGGAACAAGAACCACAGGTCAATTACCGACATGGTTCCCCGCCACAAATGTCTGTTTTGTGACCTAACCTAAGCCTATCAGATTTTCTGGTGACCCACCAGATaagcatatatatatttatatatgttttttaaaacaagaaatgtgatAATGCGATCCAGAACCTAATATTTAGCCCCAAATCGGAGGGTGTTTGCTATGCACCAGCTGAGAAATGACATGCTAAATACTAAatggagcggcaggtagcctagtggttagagcgtttggccagtaaccgaaaggttgctagattgaatccccgagctggcaaggtaaaaatctgtcattctgcccctgaacaaggcagttaacccactgttcctaggccatcattgtaaataagaatgtgttcttaactgacttgcctagttaaaaaaatacattcaaactACAGCAAACAGAAGGTAAACTCAACTAGAACGTGACATTCACTTTTAGGATAGTGAACTGTCTTGTATGGCTTACAGGACTAGAGTAAACACACTGAAGTGGCATAAGGAGAACCTGGCAGATGCATGATAATGGCAGTGAGGCTTGAGCGGTAACTAAGGTGGGACTGTGTTTAAGGGACCAAAAAGGGATACTATTTTGCTCATTAGTTATGGGTACACTGTTTAGGCTATATGGCCAATACACTGGATGACAAGTAAGATACTCACACAGAGTTGAAGAGGTAAGCACGTCCCTGGCTTCCCTGAAAAGACTGGACGACAGAAAAAAGAGAATAAACTCAAATGTGCCacaaagacagtgagagagagagagagagagcgacaatgCAAGATaaatctttattttttaaatttattttttattggtGGTTTTAAAGAAAGTGGGACATTGAGGTAAAGTTTCCCAGCTTACAATGCAACAGAGGACTGTGGCTGTTTTTCTTGTTTTTCCAATGTTATTGAAATGTAATATAATTTCACACAGCCAACCGGGGATTGAAACAAAAATGATTTTCCAATTGTTTGGTTCTAAAcaaaaccattttttttttttttctgaccAGCAAAATAAAGCTCTGAACTAGAGGTCAAACTTAAACTTATCTTAAAAAACAATCCATCTTAACATAACTAGtgattaactacacatggttgatattactagtttatctagcttgtcctgcgttgcatataatcgatgcggtgcctgcaAATTTATctaatcacagcctacttcgccaatcgggtgatgatttaacaagcacattcgcaaaaaaagcactgttgcaccaatgtgtacctaaccataaacatcaatgcctttcttaaaatcaatacacaagtatatatttttaatcctgcatatttagttaatattgcctttaacattaatttattttaagtagggaaattgtgtcactacTCATGTATTCTGTGCAAGCAGAGCCCGGGTGTATTCagggctgcctggctcgttgggaactgtgtgaagaccatttcttcctaacaaagaccatgattaatttgccagaattgtacataattatgacataacattgaaggttgtgcaatgtaaccacaatatttagacttatggatgctaCCGGTTAGATAAattacggaacggttccgtatttcactgaaagaataaacattttgttttcggaATGATCGTTaccagatttgaccatattaatgaactaaggctcatatttctgtgtgctATATtttaattaagtctatgatttgatatttgatagagcagtctgagcggtggtaagcagcagcaggctcgtaagcattcattcaaacagcactttcctgcatttgccagcagctcatcgctgtttaatatatatatatatatatacagcactttcctgcatttgccagcagctcatcgctgtttaatatatatatatatatatatatatatatatatatatatatatatatatatatatatatatatatatatatagttcctTTCTGTTAATTTTTTTACCTGTGAAATCAACAGTTTCTACATTTAGCTCATTAAATGATTTCCCAATCAGTGCGGATAGAGCAGGAAAGCTAGTTGTTTACATGCGTGATGGACAGACAAGTGTAACCTATTTCGCAAGGTGTGACTGAAATCTTATGGGTCaggagagagggttgaggagcAGGCTTGAAGTGCTAGGCATCTTGCTGTGACATCCATTATCTGAATTAGgtccacagaattatacctaggCGGAGCAGCTTCTATGAGGGAACTTTGAACTAGCAAGCTAACACTTGTGTTTGCAGAACGGCACCAGAATAAAAAATAAGTCCAACATGAAATGTGATAACTAAGCAGTTAACTGACATTGAAAAAGTAAATCCATTATTCTCTAGCTAATTAAAAATGTCTATCCAGTCTTCTTACGCTtctaacatcagtacagtagcctatgcttcagagggggaggggcagatTGCCTGTGCGTGTTTAGTCTAAGAGTTTAAGATTTTCAGCTTGCAGACAGACACTGGAATATGTTTCTGAGTGATAGAGGGTTTTGCATAGGCTCTTTGTTGCGTTTTATTTGTGGGACTAGGAAAAAAATGCCTGGAACATAAAATAACAACTGGTtttcatgcttttaaaataacggtTCTCTTATGGAGCAGTATGGATCACTTTCGTTCTGTTTCTGTTATTGAAAAATGACATTATTTTCCagttttctgttctgttccctgaaccgggTTCCAACCCCTGCACCCAACAGAACTATATGGAATTTAACCCACTGGCCATAAACGGTCCCTGTAGTCTCACCTTGGAGATGAGGTCATCATGGTTGGCCAAGTGTGCTCGGCAGTGAACACAGCTGTACCTCCGGTGGCACGAGTCTAGGTACGCCTGGAACGTCTTAGCCTTCGTCAGCTTCACCATGTCTGAGAAGAAAACAGAGAGACTTAGCGAttaacaggagagacagagaggatattggGCATTCCTGGGGCTCCTAACGCTAGGCTACTCCTAAATGTGATCATGGTAAACCCTAAATTTCACTATTTGTGAAGTGTAATAACTATGAGAAAATGCCATTTTGTAAGCTTATTTGCCAAATAGGGTTAGGCAAATTTGGGTAAACACAAACAAAAAACTTATGATTCCCAAGGCTTTCAACTGAAAAATGCAAGAGAAAGAAACAAGTTCAACAACATTtggctgtctgtcctctgtcctgtccaacaCTGCAAAGAAGTAATGCCAGCATTGTAGAAAACGCATGCACTCAACTGTTAATTTCCTCCATTTAGGCATGACACCTTGAGTGTCAAAAAATATCAGAAGGAATCACACAATTAACTAACTGTATTATTAGGAGTGGGAAACAGGTCTGGGCGCATATTAGTGACTTTATTTTAAGCCATAGGCATGTTTAATTCGCAGCACACTTCCTGGTAAAATTACAGCAGGGTCCGTGCTATCAAGCGATCCTTGGAACGTCCCTACCTATTGAAGTTTACATTTGATATGTCTTAAGTAAGGGTTTACGGTTAGGGGTTAAGTTTTGGGTAGGGACGTCGCAAGGATCCCAATAACTCTGACCATTACACCAGACAGAACACAACATGCATTGACCTATTTTACTGTACCAGCTAAACCCGACGATGTATGGTCAGTTAGAAGCGCTCCATAGATGGATGAGGAACATGTGTTACTTTTTACTCAAGTCTTATGTCATTTAAAACGGTTAAATGTCCGTGTGAAAATCCATTAGTGTAGCTAGAGTAATTTCAAAATAACGCCTCGGTATTAATGCCACCGTATACACAAGAACAAGCAAAACATCACTCTGATCCTTGCAATTTTGCTGGCCTGCTAACGTTGGCTGACTCGCCCCACATCCTGACAAAGCaactagctaactaacgttactgTTACATAGGCAGCTAGCCAATAATTCCCCAAAACGATGCATACAGTGAATTATTCATCGACCGCCTTCCTCTGGAGCTAGCTATCCATTTTAGCCAACTATCGTGAGAGACTAGCTAACATGTTGACGTTATCTTGCTAGCTAGCAACTGAACCATAATCTGGGTTTAGAGAAGACGCATATGTTTACTGTAAACCCGCCATTTCAGGTTTAGCTAGCAACCTACATGGAAGGAAATACAAGCACAATAGAATAGCCCTGGACTCACCTAAAGTAGTTATCGGGGTTTCAGTGGAAGACCTAATTTGAACGAAGATATGACCAGCAACTAAGATTGTCAACTAAGATGCATCAGTAAATTGCTAAATCGTCTAGGAGATTGTTTGTTGGGTCACTTCTTCAGCAAGAAACCATCGGACAGATGTGTCCAAACAAACAAGAAGAATCGTGGTGCAGATTCTCTCGGTCTCTCACACTTGACAACAGGAACACGTTTTTCATCGGAGATGAAACAGTTTCGTGTATGTTGTAGTTAAAATAACAATAGCTACTCCGACTACGTTTTTTGCAGATAGGATATTTTCGTGGTGACGGTCAAACTTGCAATATtatgcagtgtttgtttacaacGCTGGTTAAGGAGGCGGAACCAAACACGTCACCAGCTACAAAACAATCCCCAACGACCAATGGGAATCGTCAGATTGACTGGGGGAACGTAGGTCGAACAGTTTTAGGTTGTATTTTCACTCATTTCGATGAGGAGATTCGACCGGGCGCCAATGTAGGCATGGTTTGCACTGGCTGAAAGTTTATTGCATTCGATTCCCAGGCATGGTTGTGAGCCATGTTTCTGAAGCATGAACAATGCTGCCTTTTTGACAACATAACCAAGCGGTGCAGACTTGTTCGATTTGAGCAGGGCGCTTAGCGCTCACCCAGTCACACGACGGGCTATAGGCACATTTAACCCGGGCCAGTTTAATAGATAATAGATATATAATATGCCATAGTTATGgtactttcaagacaactgggaactcggcaGTGATCTTCAGTGATCACTGCCGGCCCGCGTTTCCAGGTTGCTGGAGCTCGATTTTTCCAACCATTCGCCTCTGCCAAGTCCAGAGATACTTTTGAGGAGATGGGAAGGAAGCTCAATTGGAATCGAATTTACGCACATTGTGTACTGGGCCATGAGATCACTCCATCAAGGAGGGAATGGAAGTCAATTGGGCACTAGGTCAAAAACTCAACATTAGCACGAATTACGTGAACCACAGCAGGTTAGTGGCACCTTAGTTGGGGAgtacgggctcgtggtaatggctggagcggtattagtggaatggtatcaaacacatggtttccatgtatttgatgccattccatgttTGCAATTCCAGCCGAGCCGTCCTCCCCCCAACAGCCTCCTGTGAAGAACAAGTGCAACTACAAATATTTTCTGAAATATGAAATTATTAACTTGCTCTCTATAATGTCATATAGCTTTTAAATCGTGAGATTACCTAGTCAGGTTTCTCGACATAGAGCCCCACAgcggaggtgtcataatacccataacacctagctgtcaaacagggaaatggttaaaatcgtttttccaccattcatttttcccataagggATTTTAAAATAAGGTTTGTTTGGTGTgggcttaccctggcatgatgtttcGATAACTATGTAAATCTCTCCTGGATAAGGTGACATATGTCTCTATTTACCCTCAGAATCTAAAATagtaattagcatcaaagtagacattgCAAGATTACAAATCCCTGCATGTCATCTCTAGcggacacctttgctaacaggtattgtgacaattttaaaacttgcacaaggcAGTTCACAGAATAGtcaatttaaagaaatgtagccaatttattcattactaaATTTAGCTAGCTTATATAGCTTAAAcaattttatttaggaatgtagttaagcaaaagttgtcaaaaatggaAATAGCAAAGTACATATACCACCAAAATTACTTAAGTACTATTCACCACTGCACAatacacagcccttattttaagtatTTCTAAAATCGCTTATGGGGAAAATGATTGGAACCGTTTCACTGCAAGGTTTTATGGATATTATGACTCATACGGTGGTACTGTTCATATGCTAAACGGAACTAGGAAACACAGAAATTTCCGACTTGCTGAACGTGGTATATaaccagttagcaagtcggaAATGTCCGAGTTTCTTAGGTCCGACTTGCACATGAATGTGGCGTCATACCCTGACTTTTAGAAGGGATTGCCTGATGATTAGTTTAGCAACCGCATGACGCAGAATGACAACGTGAACACGATTGGTCAAAAGTCTGTTAGTGGGGCATTATATGTTTTACTATTCATTGGCCACTGAGATTCCTATCTCCTACTTTCTAAGTATCTCTGCTGAGTCCCCAACGACCAGATGTTccggttttcaggggaaatggaaagagagcctgtgacTCAACTTCCTCTTTTGGACGTTAACAAGGCTACTCCACTGAGGTAGGGTGACTCCTTTCCATGGCGACAcgccatctgttctcctccacatttactggattggttgaacagtgcagaagagaacctcccacGACAAGTTTTTTTTCTCGTCAAGACCCTAGTAGGAAACTAGTAGGGGAACTAGTTTCATAGGTTAAGCTATGTAGAAGTCATCTGAATCCTGTCCATGTTGTCCTTGGTCACGCATGAGAAAGATCATAGAGATTCTATGGATATGATACTGTTGCTCAAGACCGTATACTAGCTACAGTTTACTTGCTACATAACACAATAACTGTAGGCCTAATAAAGCCACTGGATTAACAAGGTCAAGAGCGCTGCACTGAAAATTGGTTATATGTCCTCGCTGTCGAAATGTTAAAAAAAATAGGTGATTATTAGTGAGCTGAGCCACAGGGGTGGACTGGGACAAGAATTCGACCCTGGCATTTTATCCATACCAGCCCACACCACTGCTCGTGCCGCCAACTCACCCCCACCACGGGGATAGTGGTGCCCAGACCTACATCCACACCAGGCATGAGTCTTCTGACAATCGCATCCACTCTAAGTTAAACTTAGACACAGGCAGTAGTACTGACACATAACATTGGCAGTAGGCCTACTAATATAGCCACTGTTAGATGGCATACCATCAAAGCCACAAACAAAAATGAAAACAATGGGGCAAATTATTGTTCTAAAAACAGAATTAAATCATTATACATGAACATGATAAAAAATTTACATTCGCTAAAGATCTGACTTGTGCTCAACTCTCAAGTCTGAAATTCTTATCTAGATTTAGATGAACCAGTCCAGTGCCCTGTGTTTTCAGCTCTTATTCATTGTGGCTGCTGTGTGTGTCACAGAAAGCTTATTTCTCCGAATTCTAAAGGACAAGGTCTTAATCTCTTAATATGTCTCTAAAGAGTTGTTTGAATTTATCTACTTATTATTTTAACCTATTTGCTATACTGCATCCAACACACAGATAACCAGGAAGTGCAGCCTTTGTTTCCCACTGGGACCTGACTGGCTGGTAGATTATTGTTAAGAACTGAACGGACTTTGACCATGGCCTGGGCTGAGAGAATGAGGAAGTGAAGCAAGTAAACACATAAATACTGTGTGTGTTGGAAGCCGTTATTTTCCAGTGGTATAAACAAATGGAAGTTGGCCTTGAATGCTTAACTActgtaattgctggactattaagcgcacctgaatataaaccgcacccactgaattattaacaaatatgtattttgtatataaaaaagccgcacatgtctataagccgcaggtgcctaccggtacattgaaacaaattaactttacacagcctttaaacgaaacacggcttgtaacaaaaattaaaacagtagcctgccaagaaagtcattggtcaccatcctcctcctcctgtgcactgaaaccactgaagtcatctccttctgtgtcggagttgaatagcctcagaattgcttcatccgatgttggatcgtttacattgtcgctctcgtcactgtcatccggaggcaaataccccgctgagctcatgctgccccttcaacacgcagcagtccagcctttcgaaacccgttgatgatagtggattttttgacaatgctccacgctgtcaggacccactggcagacttgaccataagatgctcttcgcctgcggccctttttagtgaaggatttctccccacttgtcatccaagcctcccactgaacaaggagcgccaccttaaatgcacgatttacactgatgtcgagtgactgcaaatactttgggccatctgcttttcttccctctgaaagcttttgttgtcgttctgcactgagtcagttcctcacgctgctgtttccaacgtcttatcatcgactcatttatgccaagctcccatgcagccgctctatttccttttccaacagccagatttatcgccttcaacttgaaagctgcatcatatgcatttctccgtgtcattgcaatgatgagggtgacaaaattactaccgtaatcattatgatgggaagtttgagcgcgctc is a genomic window containing:
- the LOC124037948 gene encoding protein yippee-like 3 isoform X2, producing MVKLTKAKTFQAYLDSCHRRYSCVHCRAHLANHDDLISKSFQGSQGRAYLFNSVVNVGCGPAEERLLLTGLHAVADIYCENCHTTLGWKYEQAFELSQKYKEGKFIIELSHMIKDNGWD
- the LOC124037948 gene encoding protein yippee-like 3 isoform X1: MVTNDFLDMVKLTKAKTFQAYLDSCHRRYSCVHCRAHLANHDDLISKSFQGSQGRAYLFNSVVNVGCGPAEERLLLTGLHAVADIYCENCHTTLGWKYEQAFELSQKYKEGKFIIELSHMIKDNGWD